Below is a genomic region from Methanococcus maripaludis.
GACCTTTACTTTGGAAAAAAACCTGAAGATAAGAAGGCTGCGGAACTTACAAACAAAATCAACGATTTGAGCCAGAAATTAGATGCTTTAATGAAAGTTGCTACAATTTCTTCTGCGACAAAAGTGTCTGATGATATTAAAAAAGAACTGGATTGTCTTGATGAAAAAATTGAGGTTCCAGAAATTTCTAAAGCTATAGAAGTTCCCGAAATTATCGAAGAACCCGAAATTTCAATCGAGCATGTTGAAGAACCTGTTGAAAAAATAATAGAACAAAATATTGAACCAATTATTGAGTTCAAAGAAGAACCTAAAATTGAAAAGGTTGTTTCAAAAGTTCCTTTGGAAATTGAGGAGGAAAATAACATGAGACACGAATTAGCTCCTGCAGTTGAAACAGCTGCAAGACTTCAGGAATTACCAGAAGATACACTTTCCACAATGTTAGTATTCAAATGGCTTGAATTTTTAATCAGTAGAGTTGGAACAGGAAATTTAATCGATGTTCTTGATTACTACCATAATCTTGGATGGATATCTGGAAAAGCAATCAGCAAATTGATGA
It encodes:
- a CDS encoding FlaD/FlaE family flagellar protein, with amino-acid sequence MIGNVKMEYSSLSEEYLTESEMEEYLDNLRSKIPSFIVELLKNNLKNRKLTRPQLDKIVGRVSDLYFGKKPEDKKAAELTNKINDLSQKLDALMKVATISSATKVSDDIKKELDCLDEKIEVPEISKAIEVPEIIEEPEISIEHVEEPVEKIIEQNIEPIIEFKEEPKIEKVVSKVPLEIEEENNMRHELAPAVETAARLQELPEDTLSTMLVFKWLEFLISRVGTGNLIDVLDYYHNLGWISGKAISKLMKVSKNMKYFHEDIDWKANECMAPEDHVVSLLYIEKLAGRPIAVEELEGMEREINRIKKWADELQKM